A window of Dermacentor andersoni chromosome 4, qqDerAnde1_hic_scaffold, whole genome shotgun sequence genomic DNA:
GCGCTTAATTTCGCCTGCGCAATTGCCTGTTTGCCAGATATTTCGGTTCATTAAGACGTATGACGCCGCCAAAAGCTATACTGTTCTGGATAAGTTGTACTGTGGGCAGTTGCTGCTGGAGAATGCGGGACAAGTCAACGAACGCCGTACTTCTCTCGGATGAAGTAAACCCGCCGGGATGAGAACACGTAGACGCAGAACTTGAATCGCACGGGTCACACCATCGCTACCTGCCCGCAATTCCCAGCCGAAAGGACAGAAAGACGTGTGCGCGGCTCACGCTGAGACAGACGTGCAACGGGAGTTGGCGAGCAAACAATGGCGCGCAACAACAACAAGAGGGCGAAATGAACTTCGCCACGCATCGACGGGGTGGCGCGACGACGTACATTTCTAAGACGATGAAAAGACAGAGCCACCGACGGCGGCACCAAAACGGAGGCGGCTTCCATCAGCGTCAAGCCACTGGGGTTGTCAGAACAAACTAAGCACGGCTCGGAAAATAGGTTACTTCCGCGGCAAGCCGGTCGTTCCCGGGGCAGACGAATGAATTGCGGTATCTCCCGGGGCACggctcttaatctggaaggatgCGCAGCAAGGGTTGGGGCGCGCAAGCAGCTTTCCGGGGTCAAGAAACATCGTCGCGACTCGTTAGACCGCAACCAGCTGAGCTGATGTAGACACACAAGGTCGAGCCAAGCTAAGTGACCACATCGGTTCGGTTGAACAAGACTGTCCGTCAGCTCAGTGCACAAATCCCGCAGCCCCGAAAGAGTGCCGCTGGCCAGCGAAAAGCAGCCATTACGCCTGAAATGAGTTATTCTCATCCCTATATCCTTCACCGGTGCCGACCGCTCATTGATGAATGATGGGGTTCAGATCTCGCGGCGAAACGCTGCAGCTTATGATGCTTCTGCTCCGCGCTACAGAATATGCTTAATATTTTTCGGATATAAAGGACGAAGACAAACAATAGAGGCGGGAGCAAAAATCTCCACAAGACGCGGACACACAAGCGCGAGCACAACACTTACTGCAAGACGAACAGACGGCATCCTCGTCGCCATCAGAAGGCAGGGTGCGGTCGGTCGAATCGACCACGGGCACCTGCACCGAGGGCGGCGCACAGGCCGCGGAAGCACACGGGGCGGCCACCACCTTCATGGCGGCATCGTGCACCACCGTGACGACGGGTTCGACGGCGAGCACAACGACGGGAGACAGTGCACGCCGCTTCTGGGCGCTATCCGAAGTCAAGCACGCCACCCTGCCGTTCTTTCCGGGAGTAGGCTGCTGCTGGAGTTTGGGCCTGGGTGCGGCGGACGACGAGTCTTGCACGACGACGTCCTCTTCGGCTCGCGGCAAGGAAGCCGACCGCGCAGCGTCCGTCGGCTCCGGCTCGTCGAGGACGAACGTGCCCGAGCGCCTCAGCTTTCCCGGGGCTTCTTGCGTGGGCGCTTTTGGGGCTTCCTCTGCAGAGCTGCCGCTCTCCGCTGCGGCGTGCCGCGCATGCTTGGCGTTCTTCGCGAGTCCGGAAAACAGCGGCGCTTTAGGGCCGACAGAACAATCTCTGGTGGGAGCGGGGGCCGTCACTTTTGTCAGCGGCGGCGTGACCTGCCTCTGCAGCAGCGCGCTACCGTTGTTCCTGCTCGGCTGCGGTATATGGCCGACTTTCGCGCCGAACCGGGATCGCTTGGCTGGTACAGGCGCCGCCGTGAGAACGGGTATTCCGGACTCCTTTGCCGGGCGAGCAGCAGTCGAGGGCCGGGGTAGACGGGATGCGGTCGGGATGCGAGACGCGCGCGGACGCTTGCCCTCTGCGGCCGATTTTGGCGGGGTGTGCTCGGCGCTGATGGCGTTGAAGTACTGCACCTTGTCCCGAAAGCTTCCCTCGGACGCCTCCAGCTTGCTCGCTCCGTCAGCTTCCTCGACAGCGTCGCGCGGCGTCGAGCGGGCTGCGCTGGATGGAGCTAGCTGCGGCGAGTCGGCCCGCGCGGCACTGATGCCGCCGCTCTGCGCCGCTTCCTGAGCGGAACTGGCGCTAGACGTGCCGAGCGTGACCTCGTTTTCCAGCACGAAGGTTTCGTAGTTCACGGACTGGATCATGTCGTTCCCGATCACGCACACGTCCGGGGCGTCCTGGGTTTCCTGGACAGGCAGGTGGTCTACGATTATTACTTCTCTTTCTTCGGGGTCGTTCAGGTCCTCGGACTCCAGATCAGAGTCGCTGCAGAAGACGTTTTCGTACTGATCTACCGGAACGCCGCAGTCTTCGTCGATGACACGCTGACTGCCGAAGGGGACCCCGGGCGGTTCGTCATCGGGCGTCGACAAGGGCGACAGAAGGGACTCGCCGCCGTTGTCAGGCTTGAGAAAGATGAAGCTGGCTTTCTCGTCGGCCGGGAAGTCGTCGGAAACGTCAGAGACGGGAGAGACCGTCTCGCGGCTGATTCGCCGCTGCTGCTCGCACCTCGCAGGCTCCGCGGCGACGAATTCGAACTCGTCCTGCGCGGGACACTCTTCGCAGTTCGAACCGGTCGACGCCGAGTCGTGTCTTTGTCTCTGGAAGCTTCGTTTGGAATCAGCCGCCTCGGTGTCTTCGTTAGCGGCCTGTTTGTTCACGCCTTTGTTTGACTCGGGTCGCGACACCTCGGAGGCGTCATCGTGACTTTCTACGCAAGCTTGAGACATGTCTTCAGTACCCGCGAGTGGCTGCGTGTCATCTCTAGTATTCTCGGTGCAGGGTACCTGTTCGGCCTGGTCACAGTCGTCCTGGTAGCATTCGTTGACTTCGACAACGAAGGTGACGTTAGACGTAGGTTCACCGTTTTGTTCACATAGCGAGATTTCGTGTTCGCACTGTTCGCTAGCTAAGTTAGGCACGTCGTCGCGTTCAGTTTCTGAGTGGGCCACAGAAAACTTGCTTTCGGTGTTGCTTTCAGCGCCACTAGTCGCACCAAAATCACCCTGAACGCTGTCGGCCGAAGGCGGGCCACAGTCGGCGGACGCGGACTCCGGGCTCTCGAAGACGACGGCACCGTTGGCGACGGAGTGGCTGCTGTCGGCGTCTTCGCTCGGCACATCCGCCGCCGCAAGGCACGTTCCGTTCAACAGCAGCTTCTTCAGTGCTCGCATCTTGTCCTCCTGCTCGGGCTCACCGCCACCGAGATCGTGACCGGGAGTCAGAAAGTGGGGAAGCACCGCGTCGGAGAAGACCTTGCCGCTTCGTGACTCGTGGTTCCTCGTGGAAATGGCGCGCGGCAGTCTGAAGTCGCCGTTCATCTCTGCCTTGGGGTCGCAGTAGATGAGGCCCCAAACCGCGTtggcgtcgccgtcgtcgtctggACACTCGCTGCCGCCGGGGGCAGCCTCCAGAGAGCGTGGCAACGTGTGCGCCCGCATGACCAGCGCGGCCTCCTGGCGACGTTTCGCCTCGGGCGATTCACTGACGTCCAGGGGCACAGAGGACCACTGGGACAGTTCGTCCTTGCGCGTCGCCTCTGTCACCGCGGCGTCCGACATGCGCCTCCTGCCAGGTTCTTGGTGGCCGGCTTTTTTCTTGTCCTTGCCGAAACGGAACATGCGCAGGAACGCGCTCTTGTCGTTCCCGCCGGGCGCCACATCCTTGGTTTTGGATCCGCCGCCGCTACTGCCGCTTCCGATGCGGAACGACCAGCTCCTCTTGAAGGTCTCTTCTTTGGCGGCGGCCGGGGGCGACGGCTTGCGCAGGGATCCCCGGCGCTCGAAGAGGCCTAgcggcgattcctcgtcgccgacaGCGTTGCTCGGCGACGGACCACCGTCCAAGTTGCGGTTCCACTTGACGCGCATTTTCTTCCGCCACGAAGACATGGCGGGTCGTCGATTGCAGCTCAGGCCTCGAACACTGGAAGCAGCCGCACggagtagcagcagcagcggcagatgcGAAGGCGTCGACCCTGAGTCGAGCGCGCGTCCAGAGCGACGATGTTTCCCACGGCCGGTGACAGCGGCGGAGGCGCGGCAACCTTCCGGGACTCGCCCTTCATCATTTAGAGCGGCGGCCGCCGCTTACACGCTACAACACAACCAAAAGAAGGAAAAGGCCAGGCGGAGGTCCGGCGGCACTCGATGGGCTGCCAGACAGATGATCGGTCGCCCCAATCACGCACGCAACTTCGCCGAGGGGTGGCAGGCGCTCTCTCGAATCCGACGCACACGCTGCGTCGAAGCCCGTTGCTTCGAGCACTGAACAACCAGCCGCTTTGGCACAGCGGCGCGAGAAGAGCGCGCGCAATCCACCGGCACGCGAGACGGGCACGAGAAATCCTGCGACGTCTTTCTCCTTCTTCGAAAAGAAAACCGCAGACGACGACGAGGCAGAGGCTCGCTGCAGCAGCCGGTAACTCGCAGCAGCCGGCGAAGTGGGGGGAAACGACAGCTCTCTCACCGCAAACAAAGAGTGcagcgcgtacacacacacacacgcacgcgcgagCACCGCGGCGACAGCTGCGAACGATGCCGAGTTCACAAAAGGGCGTCTCGCGTGTCCTCTCGCGCTctggcagccgcagcagcagagATAGGTCAAGCAACGAAGAGGATGGCGACGGCAGAGGCGATGTTGAGCGCAGCTTTTGAAGGAGGCACACAACTTTGCGTCACGAGTGATACGGATGCCGCGGGAAGGGACTGAGAGAAGCGAAGAAGCCGAGCAGCAGGCCAGGCATCGGCCGAGGAGCAACCACCAACTGCTCTCGAGTCGGGCCCCCCTGAAAggcgcgcgcacacacgaacacacCAGCGGCGAAGCGCGCTGGCTGCCTGACGGCTCTACAACACGCACAAAGTGGCGATGGAAAGTGGTTCGGCGAGGAGGCAGATGAAATATAAATACGGACCATTGCGGAGCTTTCCAGCAGGCCGTCTCGCACTCGCCTTCATCACAGCGTCTGCTGCCGTTCGCACTCACCCCTCGATGCACCCCACCTCCACACCCCTGGAGCTCGGGGAGAGAAGGAAGGGGGGTTGGTGCACCCCTCTCCCGTCCCAAACAGGATCCGCGACGCGCGCGCGGAGGCAGCCGCTGCGGCAAGGACAAGAGCGCCTCCGTACGCGCACACACTGCTTGTTGTGTGCCGCTTGGCCCATTCTGAAGTCCCGACGACGACGCGGCCTTTCCCAGCGCACCCCACCAGTCTCGGCACGCAAACGAACATGCATATTATGAGGGTTTGTCGATGAGCATCGTAGAATGGCAAGCATTTCAGCGACACCGTCCTTTTTCGTGCAGTCAGAAACGCAAAAGCCACGCGCACCAGCTTGGCGGCGTATAAGTGTCTTGTTAATTTGTCAAAACCAGGTGAGGCTGCGTTTACCGCCAGCCATGTTATAGTAGGTTGCGGAATTACGAAGACCACGAGCACAGTGGTCCGCGTCGAGTATTTCTGCTTTGATATGATAAAAGTTTGTAGTTTGCAACGTAACCGCATTAAGCTAACTCGCAGTCATACtgctgccggggggggggggggggggagaaaaggtACTGCGTTATCCGCTATGATAGACATCCGTAAGTTTAGTTTTCGAAAATGCAAGGGAACACTGTTAGCACTTAGCAATAGCTAAGTAAGAAGAAATGCGCGAGACGATCAGTTATTCCAATGCGCACTGTCTCTATACAGTCAATGTGCGTGGCTACGTTTTCACATGCTGTGGGGCGATTATGCGATATTCCAATGGGTCAGGGACACGCGTTCCTGCAAGGCTTTCGGCCGAATTGCATCTTTGTTgaaggcagcatttctctttaGCTCCACTCGCAGGGTCTTAAAGCAATGTGTCACAACAAAATCGGGAGAAAGTTAAGTAAAAACATTAAACGCGGAGCAACTTTGTATAGCACTTAAGTCTTCCTTCTTGAAGTATCAGCTTTACACGACcacattcttcccaatccaaagTTTTATCGACCGCAGCTCGTTTTGCTTCTTATCCTTGGAAATATGATGCAGTGTTATCTTTCCCGATATTACACGGTTTCGGCACGTTGCACGTGCAGTTACTTTGCACCCGTTGTTCGTCTGTCGCCGTTCCCAAGAAAACCGAAACGCCCCGGAAACCGCACGGGCCGGGGACCCACGACCGCTGCGTGGCTTTGGAGAAAACCTGCGCAGCGGCGCCAGCGTAGCTGGAAAGGGCGAACAgttgacgacgacgacgctgacCGGCCGCTACGGGCACAACCGGCGGGAGCGCAGCGGCCAgagggacagacaaccgctcagaacatgaatcgagataaccccgcACTATGGAAAGATTGTCGATCGTATTGGTCAAGGTGATCCATGCTTTTTTTCATCAAACATGGATTTATAGTTTTAATTCTTCACTAAAAGTCGCGACAAATGACCTTTGGCGCCCCACGTGGCAAAAACATGAAGATGCACAAGAGGTCTGTCACGTGACCTGCTATTAGTGTGCGCGGTTCCTGGTCTATTTAtcagtattgaaatgcagtacacGTTTTCTGTTATAACATTGTGtaacttacaatgtgcagataggCCTCCGTTTGCAATGAGCAGAAATGTGGCGCTGCCTTCGTCTTGTTTTTCGacgagttggcttggctcgtctatcgacagaataGCTACGACGGGGGctagccagccatgacgtaggcgtgtacttggaGAAAAACGCGGTACAAATATATGGAAGGTATGTCTAACAACGCAAACTTAATGTACCAGTTTCTTATTTTCAAAATGTGTTGAAAAGGTCCAAATTTAGGTGGTTAACCACAATCACCCCTGTGAATGCATAGcgatgggcggctttcacaattttCAAGGCGGGCTATtggcatcgctctcacttctcagcgttgctggagaaGAAAATcttacttttttagaggctgctcagatggAAAAATTCCGCTTACAAAATATCCGCACGCTTTTGGAAGTAGCCACTGCAggtgtaaacactaccgagggtgagctttgcgttTTGGCATAAAAAAACTAGGTAtttaaaaatcggttgtcagttcATTTGAGCGTTTGTTGCAAACGCCTCGTTGCAGCACTCAAAACGAGACAACTCCATAACCAGAGTCGGGACGACTCGGATTTCATTCTAgattcatgggcgccaccatctTGGCCCGACGAACGATTTCTCAGTTTAGTGCGCAGTGACCTCAAATTTACATGGTCATGAAGAACCGAAGATATGCATCCGTCGAAACATTGTCATGCGCACTAATCGCCTGTAGTACCGTGAATTTGGTTGATAGAGATAGAAAACGGCGGCGTTAGCAGCCCAAGGTGATCACACTCAAATGCTTCCGCAACATAGTCCATAGCTTATAGGCACCCCCTTGCAGGTGAGATTTGCGAAAACTACATGATACCACAGACGCTGTGCAGAGATAAACGCATCTTACGAATAAAATTTCACGTGAACATTGCTGCGTCCTGGCTGTATGTTTTCAGGTTGCCATCGTCATTACCACAGCGTTGACGCCACGGTGCTTATCTGTTACTACCATCATCGGCGCCTGATGACGTCATGCTTTGGGCAAATAACGGCAGTCACTGAATCGGTTATCTCCCCGTCCACTGCCTGCACTTCGATCTCGTGTCCTGTCGTGCCAGTAGGCCCATAGCTCGATTTTCCTGCTCGCATCCACGTAACCGCAACTACACGGTGTTTGATGCGCGTGAAACCTGAACTGGGCCTCTGCTCCCCTGCTTT
This region includes:
- the LOC126535961 gene encoding uncharacterized protein isoform X2 encodes the protein MSSWRKKMRVKWNRNLDGGPSPSNAVGDEESPLGLFERRGSLRKPSPPAAAKEETFKRSWSFRIGSGSSGGGSKTKDVAPGGNDKSAFLRMFRFGKDKKKAGHQEPGRRRMSDAAVTEATRKDELSQWSSVPLDVSESPEAKRRQEAALVMRAHTLPRSLEAAPGGSECPDDDGDANAVWGLIYCDPKAEMNGDFRLPRAISTRNHESRSGKVFSDAVLPHFLTPGHDLGGGEPEQEDKMRALKKLLLNGTCLAAADVPSEDADSSHSVANGAVVFESPESASADCGPPSADSVQGDFGATSGAESNTESKFSVAHSETERDDVPNLASEQCEHEISLCEQNGEPTSNVTFVVEVNECYQDDCDQAEQVPCTENTRDDTQPLAGTEDMSQACVESHDDASEVSRPESNKGVNKQAANEDTEAADSKRSFQRQRHDSASTGSNCEECPAQDEFEFVAAEPARCEQQRRISRETVSPVSDVSDDFPADEKASFIFLKPDNGGESLLSPLSTPDDEPPGVPFGSQRVIDEDCGVPVDQYENVFCSDSDLESEDLNDPEEREVIIVDHLPVQETQDAPDVCVIGNDMIQSVNYETFVLENEVTLGTSSASSAQEAAQSGGISAARADSPQLAPSSAARSTPRDAVEEADGASKLEASEGSFRDKVQYFNAISAEHTPPKSAAEGKRPRASRIPTASRLPRPSTAARPAKESGIPVLTAAPVPAKRSRFGAKVGHIPQPSRNNGSALLQRQVTPPLTKVTAPAPTRDCSVGPKAPLFSGLAKNAKHARHAAAESGSSAEEAPKAPTQEAPGKLRRSGTFVLDEPEPTDAARSASLPRAEEDVVVQDSSSAAPRPKLQQQPTPGKNGRVACLTSDSAQKRRALSPVVVLAVEPVVTVVHDAAMKVVAAPCASAACAPPSVQVPVVDSTDRTLPSDGDEDAVCSSCNVKKGTAGAASRVISQGPGTGRPSKIGEVRIQAQSKAEFTKEIQRLGALCESKTKELTMLKLQLRHASAGFASFGVIIQHLNAQVLQNNSFRIPKLSEELRKSQEEIEKARIAIEEYKNNIEEYKRNQEKEIKAQKAELEVMHTQRIEELEATHKNELTGYLESHARKIEEMKAFYTDIIESDRKSHEETLDALKQRHREKIDAINEEYSLQLDSINEDHQARQKELEQRYETLQQQHKALQQQAREFQESVLSDTDAKIQWLSKKNADLQKEVESLNVVLEMRANQIQSLQHANIERERKEEELDRCKAKMQKMEARIEDLQELLNEKAKVQSQLSVENAKLRETSEKQNRQLSRLDMHNEELKYKLRESVSSPMRDGGNKARARSTAHKRYSVADPTAMSQSWHAADHQSSPRASNGGGRLLGGAHGSHRSNQSSHSLPRGSSEGFQPRMRRSMSETSPPQDACVQQLFASFAAADVSGDSSIDDSLSTFENTPCSQDDLLRLTWVKEDGDLLQQDSESPNTPRVDSSS